AGGCCGACGGGTACCGAATGGGCCGTCCCGCGACTCGACTTCCACAAGATCCGTTATGTAGTGTTCCAGTTATTCACCGCCCAACGGGGGGCGGACGGCAACTGAGGGCTTGGTCCGGACTATTTCCGGAGCGTGACGGGCCCCGCAGAACCGGCGACCACCGCCCCCGCCGCGCTCCCTATAGGGGGAATGCGTGTCCCGACACGGGGGATCAGCCATCCGGTTCCAGCTTTTGGGGCCTTTGAGCATTGCGCACGGCCCCGAAGCCGTCGTTCTCAAACCGTCCAAGCCGACCAGTCTTCTCGCCGCACTTCTGCTGCATCCGGGCGTCGTCGTGTCGACCACCTACCTGCTGCGCGCCGTATGGGACGAAGAACCGCCCGCCACGGCCCGTGCCGCACTGCAGACGTGTGTCCTGCGGCTGCGCCGGCTATTCGCCAAGTACGGCATTTCCGCGACCACCATAGAGGCCGTACCCGGCGGTTACCGGATGCACAATGACACCGAGACCCTGGATCTCGTGCTGTTCCGCACGCTCACGGCCCGGGCCGTGTCGGCGGCCGGCCCGGGAGAGGAGCTCTACCGGCTCCGGGAGGCGCTGTCGCTCTGGCGTGGGCAGCCGCTCGCCAACGTGGCCTCGCGCATGCTCCGGCAGGACGCGGTGCCCGCGCTCGAACAGGAGCGGCTACGGGTCCTGGAACGGGTCTGCGACCTCGAACTGGCCGCCGGGAACTGCCACCAGGTCCTGGTCGACCTCTACGAGAGCGCACGTCGGCACCCGGTGCGCGAACGCTTCACCGAGCAGCTCGTCGAGGCCCTCTACCGCACCGGGCGGCAGGCTGAGGCCCTCGCCGAGTACCGCACGGTGCGCGACCGGCTGCGCGACGAACTGGGCATCGACCCGGGCCCGGGGCTGCGGCGCCTGGAACTCGCCATCCTGCGCGCCGAGGACCTGGCGCCCGCCCGGCCGGAGCCCCCGCGCGCGGTGACCGCGGCCGAGGTCCCCGCGCTGGCTGCCGGAGCGGCCGCCACGGCCGGGCCGGGCCCGGCGGTGCTCCCCGTACCGGCCTTCGCCGGGCGCGAGGGCGACCGTACGGCCATGGCGGCACGGCTCACCGCCGCCGACGGACCGCGCCTGGTCGTCGTCTCGGGGGCGCCGGGCATCGGCAAGTCGGCACTGGCCCGCCAGACCGCGTACGAGGTCCAAGCGTCTTTCCCCGGCGGGGTGTTCACCGTCCACTTGTCCCGGCCGGACGGGAGCGCGGTCGCCGTCGAGGAGGCGGCCCGCCTGCTGCCCGAGCCCGGCGCCGGGCGGCGGCTGATCGTCCTGGACGGCGCGGCCGGCGCCTGGCAGGTGCTGCCCCTGCTGCCCGCGGCGGGGGACGCGTCCGTCCTCGTCACCAGCAGGCGCGGCCTCGCGGCCGTCGTCGCCACGCACGGCGGCGCGGTGCACCGGCTCGACGTGCTGCGGCCCGCCGAGGCGTACGGACTGCTCGCCGGGCTCGTGGGCGCCGAGCGGATCGCGGCCGAGCCTGCCGCGGCCCGGCGACTGGCCACCGTGTGCGGGCACTTCCCGCTCGCCCTGCGGATCGCAGCGGGACGGCTGCTGACCCGGCCCGGCCTGTCGGTCGCGGACGGTGCGGCCTGGCTCGCCGAGGATCCCCCCGCGCGGCTGGCCCTCGCGGAGGACGCCCGGCTCTCGGTACCCGAGGTACTGGGACAGGCGCTCGACGGGCTGGCTCCGGAGCTGCGGGAGGCGTTCCTCCGGCTGGGCGCACGCGCCGCGGACGACGACCCGTCGGCCGGGGAGGGCGAATCCGTACTCGAACAGCTCGTGGAGGCAGGGATGTTGGAGGACGGACCGCCCGGCCCGTACCGCCTCCACGACTTCCTTCGCATCTACGCGCGTTGGCACGTCCGCATGAGCAAGACGGCCGCCGCCGCAGCACCCGCGGCCGCAGCCGCACCCCGCTGACCCGAACCCACCGGCCCCGCCCGCCCCCACCTCCCCTCCCTCTCGCCTCCCTCTCGCCTCCCTCTCGCCTCCCTCTCGCCTCCCTCTCGCCTCCCCCTCCCCTCCCCCTCGCCTCCCTCCTTGCCCTCCCTTCCTCCCTCGCCGATCCCGCCCAGACCGCACTCAGGGGTGCCCCCATGGCCCACGCCAGCTATCAAGCCGTTGCCGCGACCCATCCCCGGATCCGCCGGGACGTGCTGTTCACCGAGACGCCGGACGGCGTGCTGTTCCACAACGCGGACGGCGGCTTCCGCCTCACGGCCAAGTCCGCGTACCGCTTCGCGACGCTGATCGTCCCCCACCTCACCGGCGAGCACTCGGTCGCCGACCTGTGCCGGGGTCTCGGCGAGGCGCAGCGGACGATGGTCGGCGACCTCGTCCGGACCCTGTACGAACGGGACTTCGCCCGGCCCGTCACCACGCCCGCCGTACCGGCGGCCGGGCAGGCGGTGCCCGCTCCGGACGTGGCCCGTCGGTACGCCCCGCAGATCGCCTACGCCGACCACTACGCCGACGACGCCGAGGCCCGGTTCCTGCGCTTCCGGGAGACCCGGGTGGCCGTACTCGGCGAGGACGACGTGGCCCGCTGGTGCGCGTCGAGCCTGATACGCAACGGCTGCGCGGTCGTCGGCGTACTGCCGGGCCCGGGCACCTCGGCGCTCGATGCGGAGGCCGCGGAAGCCGTCGCCGACGGCTGCCCGGTCGAGCTCCGCACGCTGCTCCCGGCCGCCGGCCACGAGCCCACCTGGACCGAACTGGCCGACTACGACCTCGTGGTGGTCACCGGCGGCCGGACCGCCCCCGCCCGGCTGCTGCCGCTGCTGCGCGCCGGCATCCCGGCCGGCCGCACCCTCCTCCCGGCCTGGTCCTACGGCTCCGACGCCGTGATCGGCCCCCTGATGGCCTCCGGCACCCCCGGCTGCTGGACCTGCGCCGCGCTCCGGCTCGGCGCTGCCGTGGGCCGCGACACCGCTGCCGCGGCCGAGCTGTGGAGCACGCTGGCCCTGCCCGGCAGCCCCGCGGCGGCTGGCCCGGAGCCCGGGCGGCCGCTGGCCGCGATGATCGGCAACCTCCTGGGGTACGAGGTCTTCCGCACCACCTCGGGAGCCCTGCCCGCCGAGACCGCCGGCCAGGTGATCGTGCAGGACATGGCCTCGCTGGACGTCACGGCGGAGCCGCTCCTCGCACACCCGCGGTGCCCGTTCTGCGCGCCGGGCGAGGAGGCGGCGCGGGAGGCCGTGGCGCCCGTGGACCTCTCCTCGGCAGGCACCACCGGGACGCCCGCCCTGCCCACCCTGGAGACCGCGCGCGAAGCGGACGCCCTGGTCGAGGAGTTGAACCGGCGCTCCGCACTCGTCCGTCCGTACGCCGGCGTGTTCACCCGCTACGCGGACGAGCCGCTCACCCAGCTCCCCCTCAAACTCGGTGTGGTGGAACTGGGCATCGGCCACGCGGGCCCCCGGGCGATCGCGGCCTTCGACGTCCACCACGTCGCCGGGGCGCGGATGCGCGCGCTGGACGCCGCGGCCGTGGTCTACGCCGAGCACGTCGTCCCCGCCCACGGTGTCGTGGCCCGCGCCGAAGGGGCTGTCGCGGAGGGCTCGCTGACCGTCGCCTCCGGTCTGCCGGGCACGGCCGGCGCCTGGCAGCAGGCCGTCTCGCTCGTCACGAAGGAGCCCGTGCTCGTGCCCGCGGGTGCGGTCCGCCCCTTCGGCCCGCACAACGGCGACCGGCTCTTCGAGCGCACCCGGGCCGGCGCCGGCGCCGGACCCTCGCCCGCCGACGCGGCCGCCGCGGGACTGCTGTCCGCCCTGGCGCACGACGCCCTGCTGCGGGCTGTGCGCGGGGCCGCGGCCGCGCCCGTACCGCTGACGGACGAGACGCCCGATGCCGAGCTCGCCTTCCTCGTACGGTCGGCGGAGCGCCTCGGCCTGGACGTCGAGCTCCTGGACCTCGGCGAGGGCGCACGCTCCGGGGCACAGGTGCTGCTCGCGCGGGCGGGGGCGCGCTGGGCCGCGGGCGCGGACCTGGACCGGCAGGCGGCGACGGTGGCCGCGCTGCGGGACCTGCTGGGCGCCGTGCAGTACGAGCGGGACGACGCCGCGCCCGGCGGACCGGCCGACACCGGTGATCCGCTGCTGAGGGACCTCGACGCCCGCACGCTCACGGTGTCCGCCGACGCCCGGCCCGTGGCCGGCGGCGAGGTCGCCGGCTGGTCCGCGGTGCTGGACCGGCTGCGGGCGACGGGCCGTGACGCCTACGTCGTCCCCACCGGGGCCCCGGATCTGGCCTCGGCCGGACTGCACACCGCCAGAGTGCTGCTCACCGCCGCCGCCCAGGAGCCGGGCGATGACCACTGATCCGCTGACCACCGATCCGCTGACCACGGACCCGCTGCACACGCCGCCGCAGGCCGCCGACCGGCTGACCGCCGGCCCCGAGGTCGCCGACGCGCTCGGCCCGGACGCGGCGGCCCGCTTCACCGCGCTGCTGGAGCGCGCCCTCGGCCTGCTCGGCGGGCCTAGGGTGACGCTGGCCGCCCTCGGGTTCGGCGACGCCTTCGCCCGGCCCGCCCCCGCGTCGGGCGACGGGGCGGCCGTCCCCGTCCACCTGTACGGCCACCAAGCCGTCGTCGGGCCGCCCGGTGGCTGTGCCCGGTGTCTGGAACGCCGCTGGCAGGCGGTACGGTCCGTCGCGCTCCGCGACGCCCTGGAACTCGGCGGCGGCACGCTGGCCGCCGGCGACTCGCCGTACGCGCACGCCTTCGCCGCCCAGGCGCTGGCGGCCCTGGTCGCAGCGGCCCACGATCAGCGGCCCGGCGACCCGGTGACCGGCGGCGGTGGCTTTCCCGAGGTCCGGCTGCTGGACCTGCGGACCGGCCGCGTACGCAGGTACCCGCTGGTCCCCGACCCCGAGTGCCCGGTGTGCGCGGCGCCGGGGGAGGACACCGCGGAAGGGGCGGTGCCGGCGCTGGCGCCCGCGCCGAAGTACCGGCCCGGGGTCTTCCGCACCCGCCCCGTCGAGTCGTACGGCATCGACGTGGCGGCCTTCGCGAACCCGCTGTGCGGGGCACTGGGGCCCTCCCTCGTCCAGGACGTCTCCTCCACCTCCACCTCCGCGACCATCGGCTGCTTCTCGATGCGCTCGGGCGCGTACCTGCGCGAGACGTTCTGGGGCGGCCACACCGACTCCTTCGCGCGCAGCGCGCACGTGGGGGTGCTGGAGGGGCTGGAGCGCTACGCCGGGATGCGGGCGCGGGCGAGGACCACGAGCGTCACCGGTTCGCTGAACCGGTTCGGGGCCGACGCCGTCGACCCGCGGGATGTCGGGCTGTACAGCGAGGCCTTCCACCGGGAGAACCCGCGCGTGCGCCCCTTCGAGCCGGACCGGGAGATCGCCTGGGTGTGGGGCTGGTCGCTGCGCGACCGGGTGCCCCGCCTGGTCCCGGAGATCCTGACGTACTATCACGCGCCCGGCCTGGAGAACCGGTTCGTTCAGGAGAGCTCCAACGGCTGTGCCTCCGGGGGCAGTACGGCCGAGGCCGTCTACTTCGGGCTCATGGAGGTCGTGGAACGCGACGCCTTCCTGCTCACCTGGTACGGGCAGCAGCCGCTCCCCGAGATCGACCCGGCGAGCAGCTCCCGGCCGTCGACCCGCGCGATGGTCGACCGGCTGGCGATGTACGGCTACCGGGCCCGGTTCTTCGACACCAGGATCACCTTCCCCATCCCCGTCGTGACGGCGGTGGCCGAGCGCTTCGACGGCGGCCCCGGCCGGATGTGCTTCGGTGCGGGAGCCGGTCTCGACCCGGAGTCCGCCCTGGACTCGGCGCTCTGCGAAATCGCCACGGACGCCGTCAACCTGCCCGGGCGCACCGAGCGCGACGAGGCCCGGCTGCGCGCCATGGCAGCCGACTTCGGCCTGGTCACGGCGCTGCACGACCATCCGCTCGTGTACGGGATCCCGGAGATGGGCCGGCACGCGGACTTCCTGCTGCGTCCGCCCGGCCGGGAGCCCGAGCGCCCGCGAACGGTGGCCGACCTGCGGTGGCCCGACGCATGGGGCTCTGCCGCTTCCGAGGACGTGCGCACGGATCTCGAACGGTGCGTGTCGGCGGTGACGGCGGAGGGCTTCGACGTCGTGGTCGTCGACCAGACGATGCCCGAGCAGCGGGCCCTCGGCCTGCACACCATGAGCGTGCTCGTCCCCGGGCTGCTCCCCATCGACTTCGGGTGGTCCCGGCAGCGGGCCCTCGGCATGCCGCGGATGCGGACGGCCCTGTTCACCGCCGGGCTGCGCGAGCGCGCGCTGGAGGCCGGCGACCTGAACCCGGCCCCCCACCCCTTCCCCTGACCCGGCCGCCGCCACCGGCGTCCCACCCGAACGTAGGAGGACCCATGGGCTACGCCCATGTCTACGCCCACGCGATCATGCACCGCGGCCGGGTACCGATGGAGCCCGTCGACTTCGTGCCCGACTGGGCCGACCGGCCCCGCAAGGCCAAGTTCCACCCGGACGCCGAATCGCTACCGCTACCGGCTGCGCTGACGGACGCAGTGGCGCAGCGGCCTGCGACGGGGTTCACCCTGCCGCTGCTGTCCGGGCTGCTCGGGGACTCGTACGGGCTGACCGGACGGCGTCTCGCGGTCCAGGCCAACACCGACCTGGCCGCGCTGCCGCACTACACGCATGCGAACTGGTCGCGGGGCACCGCCTCGGGCGGCGGGCTCTACCCGGTGGCCGTCCACTGGGCGGCCGGGCCGGGCGGGCCGCTGACACCGGGGCTCTACCACTACGCGCCGCACCAGCACGGGCTGCGACGCCTGCTGACGGGCGATGTCACCGGGCAGGTCAGGGTAGCCCTCGGCCCCGGAGCGGGGGCGGCCGCGGAGGCCACGCAGTACCTCGTCCTCAGCGTCAAGTACTGGCAGAACGCGTTCAAGTACAACAGCTTCTCCTTCCACGCCGTGAGCATGGACGTGGGTGCGCTGGTGCAGACCTGGCGCCTGTGGGCGGCGCAGTACGGGCTGCGGATCGACCCGGTGCTGTGGTTCGACGAGGAGAGGCTGGCCCGGCTGCTGGGCGTGGCGCCCGAGGAGGAGGGCGTCTTCGCGGTCGTGCCGCTGACGTGGGAAAGCGGGACGGAGCCGGGGGAGAGCGCGACGGCGCCGGGCGAGAGCGTGCCGGTGCCCGGGGCGGTCGGCGCCGCGGACGCCGTCGTCCGCCACCGGGACGTCGAACGCTCCCGGCAGGTCCTCGTGTTCGAGACGCTGCTGCGCATACACGAGGCCACCGCCGGGCGGGCCGCCGACCGACCGGCGGTGGGCCTGCTGGAGCAGGCCGCCGCGTTCCCGCCGCGGGGCGCCGAACCCCAGCCGCTGCCGCCGCCCCCCGCGCCGCCGGCCGGCACCGGGCGGGCCCTGCGCGAACGCCGCAGCAGCTTCGGCCGCTTCGACGCCTCCCGGCCGGTCGAGGCCGACCAGTTCGCCGCCGCGCTGGCCGACTGCGCGGCCACCCGGTACGGCACGGAGGCCGAACGCCCGGACGGCCCCCCGCTGACCTCGCTGTACGCGTTCGTCAACCACGTCGAGGGCATCGCCCCCGGCGCGTACGCTTACGATCCCGCCGCGCACACCCTGCGCCTGGTGAAACCGGGCCCACCGGGCCCCTTCCTCCAGCGCACCTACTTCCTCTCCAACTACAACCTGGAACAGGCCGGCGCGGTGCTCGTCCCGACGGTCCGCACCACGGCGGTCCTGGACACCGTGGGCGACCGCGGCTACCGCCTCGTCGGCGGCACCATCGGCGCCGTCGCGCAGACCTTCTACACCACCGCCGCGGCCCTCGGCCTGGGCGCCGGCGTCGCGCTCGGCTTCGACAACATCGCGTACGTCGAGGAGTTGGGGCTGACCGGAACCGGCGAGGCACCCCTGCTGATCATGCTGCTGGGCCACGAGCGCCCGCGGCCGGCCGACTTCCGCCACGAAATAGCCTGAAGGGAGGGACCATGAACACCACCGAGTGGCACGCGGGCGACCGGTTCATGCTGCGGGTCGCGGGGCTGCCGCTGGCCGCGGTCGACGCCCTGTGCGCCGCGGACACCCGCCGCTGGGCCGAGGACGTCCTCACCGCCGAGGCGGCACTGCGCGAGGGCGCCGCGCGGCTCGGCGACGTGCTCCACGGGGCCGTCGGAGCCACCGACCCGGCCCCGGACGGCCCGGGCGCGCTCCGGCGCCGCGCACTGCTGCGGCTGCGCCGCCAGATCCACAACGGCCGGCTGCCGGCCCGTCCGGACACCTCGACGGAGACGGCCGTGGAGGCCGTCGCGGTCGTGGACGAGGCCTCCGCAGAGCAGTTGGCCGGCTGGCTGCACCGGCGCCGGCTGCTCGACAAGCTGCTGGCCCAGGGTCGGCCGCTGCTCACCGCGGACCTGGCCCGCAACCGGGCCGCACTGCGTCAGCTGGTGGCAGACGACCGGCTGCGGCTCGGTCTGCTGCTGGCCTCCCCGGTGCTCGAGGGCCAGCTGGACGGCTATGCGCGCACCGAGGGCGTGCCGACCGGGCGGGCACGCAAGGCCGAGCGGGCGGTCCTCTCGTACGTGTACCGCACGGCCTGCAAGACCAGCCCCTTCAGCACCTTCACCGCGGTGGCGACCGGCCGCTTCACGGACGGTGCCGGAGCAGGCGGTGCGGGAACAGGCGGTGCGGGAACAGGTTGCCGGCGCGGGCCGTGCCGGAGCGGACGGCATGCGGGTGGCCGACGAATGGACCAGCCACGTCCGCCTCAACGTCGTCGTCCTCGCCCGGCTCGCGGAGCTGATCCTGGCCGATCCCGTCCGCCGCCGGGACCTGCCGCTGCGCCCGGCCTCGGGCTGGGGCCGCGAGGAGGACCGGATCCGCTACGTGCGGCGCTCGGTCACCGCGGGCGACGACGCAGCCGCCGTCACCTTCGACGCGGTCAAGGACCGGCTGTTCTTCCTGCGCCGCAGCGGCACCCTCGACCGCCTCCTCGGCCTGTTCGCCGAGCGTCCCGAGCTGCGGCACCAGGAGCTGGCCGACTGGCTGGCAGCCGAGCACGCAGCCGACCCCGCCGACTGCGAGGCGTACGTCTGCGCCCTCCTCCAGCTCGGCGTGGTGCGCGTGCCCTGCCTCGACACCGAGGTGCACAGCGGCGACCCGCTGCGCTCCTTCCAGCAGTCGCTGACCTCGCTGGAGCGGCCTTGGGCCGACCGGCTCGCCGCCCTGCTCGAAGCGCCCGCGGCAGCCCTGGCGGCCTACCCCACGGCCGGGCACGCGGAACGGGCCGGGCTGCTACGGGTGCTGCGCACCGGGCTGCACCGGGTCCAGGAGGAACTCGGCGCACCGGAAGCGGCCCTGCCGCAGACCCTGCTGTACGAGGACGTGAGCGCGGGCCGCGACCTGCCCTGCCCGCCCCGGGACTGGGCGGCGCTGCGCGCGGTCGAGCGGATCCTGCCCGCCTTCGACCTCACACTGGCCCAGCGGATCACCTTCGAGGGGTTCTTCACCGCGCGGTACGGCGCCGGCGGCCGCTGCGAGGACCTGCTGGGGCTGGTGCACGATTTCCACGAGGACTTCTTCGACCAGTACCTGTCGTTCACCGCGCGCCGCACGCCCTTCGACGAGCACGGCGCATACGTGCCCGAGGA
Above is a genomic segment from Streptomyces sp. NBC_01233 containing:
- a CDS encoding TOMM precursor leader peptide-binding protein, with the translated sequence MTTDPLTTDPLTTDPLHTPPQAADRLTAGPEVADALGPDAAARFTALLERALGLLGGPRVTLAALGFGDAFARPAPASGDGAAVPVHLYGHQAVVGPPGGCARCLERRWQAVRSVALRDALELGGGTLAAGDSPYAHAFAAQALAALVAAAHDQRPGDPVTGGGGFPEVRLLDLRTGRVRRYPLVPDPECPVCAAPGEDTAEGAVPALAPAPKYRPGVFRTRPVESYGIDVAAFANPLCGALGPSLVQDVSSTSTSATIGCFSMRSGAYLRETFWGGHTDSFARSAHVGVLEGLERYAGMRARARTTSVTGSLNRFGADAVDPRDVGLYSEAFHRENPRVRPFEPDREIAWVWGWSLRDRVPRLVPEILTYYHAPGLENRFVQESSNGCASGGSTAEAVYFGLMEVVERDAFLLTWYGQQPLPEIDPASSSRPSTRAMVDRLAMYGYRARFFDTRITFPIPVVTAVAERFDGGPGRMCFGAGAGLDPESALDSALCEIATDAVNLPGRTERDEARLRAMAADFGLVTALHDHPLVYGIPEMGRHADFLLRPPGREPERPRTVADLRWPDAWGSAASEDVRTDLERCVSAVTAEGFDVVVVDQTMPEQRALGLHTMSVLVPGLLPIDFGWSRQRALGMPRMRTALFTAGLRERALEAGDLNPAPHPFP
- a CDS encoding TOMM precursor leader peptide-binding protein yields the protein MAHASYQAVAATHPRIRRDVLFTETPDGVLFHNADGGFRLTAKSAYRFATLIVPHLTGEHSVADLCRGLGEAQRTMVGDLVRTLYERDFARPVTTPAVPAAGQAVPAPDVARRYAPQIAYADHYADDAEARFLRFRETRVAVLGEDDVARWCASSLIRNGCAVVGVLPGPGTSALDAEAAEAVADGCPVELRTLLPAAGHEPTWTELADYDLVVVTGGRTAPARLLPLLRAGIPAGRTLLPAWSYGSDAVIGPLMASGTPGCWTCAALRLGAAVGRDTAAAAELWSTLALPGSPAAAGPEPGRPLAAMIGNLLGYEVFRTTSGALPAETAGQVIVQDMASLDVTAEPLLAHPRCPFCAPGEEAAREAVAPVDLSSAGTTGTPALPTLETAREADALVEELNRRSALVRPYAGVFTRYADEPLTQLPLKLGVVELGIGHAGPRAIAAFDVHHVAGARMRALDAAAVVYAEHVVPAHGVVARAEGAVAEGSLTVASGLPGTAGAWQQAVSLVTKEPVLVPAGAVRPFGPHNGDRLFERTRAGAGAGPSPADAAAAGLLSALAHDALLRAVRGAAAAPVPLTDETPDAELAFLVRSAERLGLDVELLDLGEGARSGAQVLLARAGARWAAGADLDRQAATVAALRDLLGAVQYERDDAAPGGPADTGDPLLRDLDARTLTVSADARPVAGGEVAGWSAVLDRLRATGRDAYVVPTGAPDLASAGLHTARVLLTAAAQEPGDDH
- a CDS encoding AfsR/SARP family transcriptional regulator, with product MSIAHGPEAVVLKPSKPTSLLAALLLHPGVVVSTTYLLRAVWDEEPPATARAALQTCVLRLRRLFAKYGISATTIEAVPGGYRMHNDTETLDLVLFRTLTARAVSAAGPGEELYRLREALSLWRGQPLANVASRMLRQDAVPALEQERLRVLERVCDLELAAGNCHQVLVDLYESARRHPVRERFTEQLVEALYRTGRQAEALAEYRTVRDRLRDELGIDPGPGLRRLELAILRAEDLAPARPEPPRAVTAAEVPALAAGAAATAGPGPAVLPVPAFAGREGDRTAMAARLTAADGPRLVVVSGAPGIGKSALARQTAYEVQASFPGGVFTVHLSRPDGSAVAVEEAARLLPEPGAGRRLIVLDGAAGAWQVLPLLPAAGDASVLVTSRRGLAAVVATHGGAVHRLDVLRPAEAYGLLAGLVGAERIAAEPAAARRLATVCGHFPLALRIAAGRLLTRPGLSVADGAAWLAEDPPARLALAEDARLSVPEVLGQALDGLAPELREAFLRLGARAADDDPSAGEGESVLEQLVEAGMLEDGPPGPYRLHDFLRIYARWHVRMSKTAAAAAPAAAAAPR
- a CDS encoding SagB family peptide dehydrogenase yields the protein MGYAHVYAHAIMHRGRVPMEPVDFVPDWADRPRKAKFHPDAESLPLPAALTDAVAQRPATGFTLPLLSGLLGDSYGLTGRRLAVQANTDLAALPHYTHANWSRGTASGGGLYPVAVHWAAGPGGPLTPGLYHYAPHQHGLRRLLTGDVTGQVRVALGPGAGAAAEATQYLVLSVKYWQNAFKYNSFSFHAVSMDVGALVQTWRLWAAQYGLRIDPVLWFDEERLARLLGVAPEEEGVFAVVPLTWESGTEPGESATAPGESVPVPGAVGAADAVVRHRDVERSRQVLVFETLLRIHEATAGRAADRPAVGLLEQAAAFPPRGAEPQPLPPPPAPPAGTGRALRERRSSFGRFDASRPVEADQFAAALADCAATRYGTEAERPDGPPLTSLYAFVNHVEGIAPGAYAYDPAAHTLRLVKPGPPGPFLQRTYFLSNYNLEQAGAVLVPTVRTTAVLDTVGDRGYRLVGGTIGAVAQTFYTTAAALGLGAGVALGFDNIAYVEELGLTGTGEAPLLIMLLGHERPRPADFRHEIA